Genomic DNA from Nostoc sp. ATCC 53789:
AATCCGCGACTGAACAACCATTTCCTCTAATTTGGGTAAATTCTTGGCTAATCCCTGCCAATAAACCTCGTTGAAATTTCCCTTGAACCGCCGAGTCCGAATCGGTTCGGGCAGAATCTCGCCCATCGCCACTTGCAGCAGAGGTTTGGGAACGCCAGGGATTTCTCTCAGTTCTTTGGGGAGACTGAGACAGTAGGTAATCAGACGCGGATCGAGGAAGGGTTGGCAAATTCGGATTCCCAGAGGTGTGGCAAGATTCCAGGCAGCCCAATTTCCCGCAGATGCCCGCAGTCCTAGCAGATTTAAGGATTGCTCTACTGGATATCTGTTGATTTCACGTATAGTTGCTAGTGCCTTGCCCCACATATCATGCTGCTTGGCAAAATCAGGGAGAACCCAAGGAGGAATGGTAAATAAACCTAGGTTTGGCCAGCGTCCATAGCCCTGTCGGATTAATGCTGGCAAGCTCTCTCGCAACAGTGATGGAATTAAGGGTTCAATTCCGAATGGGTACAAAATTGACCATAGACTCTGGTTCTTGGCATTAGCCCATTGACGCGCCTCTTGTAAAGCTTTGTTCCAGTGACCTTGACGCATCAAATCTGCCAAGTGCATCCGATTTCCTTCTACAATCAGTTCTGCTCCCCCTCCACTCATGATTGCCGTCACCCCCATTTGAGCAGCTACATCGACCAGCACCTTTTCCATTGCTAAGTGGAATAAACCAGGATAAGGTTCGTCGTGGGCAGGGATTTCTTTGGTGAACCACTGGAAGTCTAAAGCTGTATCCCCATCTACATAGTGTGGTTCAATCGCTCCTCCCCGATCTACCACCATCTGAATGTAATCCGTTTCACCTACCAGAGTCCGCATTTGATAAACCAAAGAAAGGGTAATCAGCCGTCTGGGAGAGGTTTCTGCGGCTAGTAGATCGCGGGCAATACACACTATAGAAGAGCTATCCATCCCTCCTGATAAGTGAGAAGCGATTTTCTCGTCCTGAATTCGCTGTTTGACCGCTTGCCGAAAAAGGTGGATAAACTGTAAACCTGCTTCCTGGGGCGCGATATTTTCTATCGGTTGAATTTGATTCATCCAGTCCCAAGACCAGATTTTTGTTGTACGACCAGTGGCAGTCAATACTAGGAGAGTGCCTGGTAGAATCCGTTGAATTTCCTCAAATGCCGTCTTTTCAGTAGCTAACTCGACAAAAGCATAGGGAAACATTAAGAATGAGGCGATAAAGTCTTTATTAATAGCAGCTTGGGGAAGTCGTTGCGCTAATAATTGCAAATTAGTACTAACCCAGGTAGTTTGGTTGTGGCGCGTCCAGTACAAGGGAAAGTTTCCTAGAGGATCGCGCAGGGCGAAAAGACATAATTGCTTTGGATCGAAAACCACTAGTGCAAATTCACCCTCAAGTTTCTCTAAACCTTGTGCGTCATAATGTTGGAAAATAGCTAATATTAAGGCTGCATCGGAGGCCAAGTCCTGCTGAAATGCTTGAGGAAAGCGAGTTTTCAAGTCATCCTGGTAATAAATTCGTCCCATCAGGACCACTGCCATCTCTGTTGCAGAGTCTTGGGCGAAGGTTACTAGGGAAGAGACTAGAGAAAAGAAATTAAATTCGGCTTTTCCGGTTGCTTCTAGGGTGACTT
This window encodes:
- a CDS encoding asparagine synthase-related protein; this translates as MKTGFEVTLEATGKAEFNFFSLVSSLVTFAQDSATEMAVVLMGRIYYQDDLKTRFPQAFQQDLASDAALILAIFQHYDAQGLEKLEGEFALVVFDPKQLCLFALRDPLGNFPLYWTRHNQTTWVSTNLQLLAQRLPQAAINKDFIASFLMFPYAFVELATEKTAFEEIQRILPGTLLVLTATGRTTKIWSWDWMNQIQPIENIAPQEAGLQFIHLFRQAVKQRIQDEKIASHLSGGMDSSSIVCIARDLLAAETSPRRLITLSLVYQMRTLVGETDYIQMVVDRGGAIEPHYVDGDTALDFQWFTKEIPAHDEPYPGLFHLAMEKVLVDVAAQMGVTAIMSGGGAELIVEGNRMHLADLMRQGHWNKALQEARQWANAKNQSLWSILYPFGIEPLIPSLLRESLPALIRQGYGRWPNLGLFTIPPWVLPDFAKQHDMWGKALATIREINRYPVEQSLNLLGLRASAGNWAAWNLATPLGIRICQPFLDPRLITYCLSLPKELREIPGVPKPLLQVAMGEILPEPIRTRRFKGNFNEVYWQGLAKNLPKLEEMVVQSRIDDLGIFDKQQLIQAMRQHAIGIGDVKSGSRISSSLAAITWFDQMKANR